The following proteins are encoded in a genomic region of Actinomadura sp. NAK00032:
- a CDS encoding MFS transporter, with protein sequence MAVRDGRGLVPLLAFLGVMGYSLSMAVVTPALPQIQEGLGTTPAGAAWALTAMTLSAAVATPVVGRLGDLYGPRRVLLAVLAVATLGMVVAALAPSVPAMLAGRVLGGIGGGVYPLAYTIIRDVVPASRTASAVGLMSSMLGLGGAVSWCLAGPIIDFLGWRWLLWVPVIGLVPGIALAWWIVPRSAPRAAARVDWWGAVLFAGWLVAALTALTQGMDWGWTSPGVLGLLALSAVTALVWLRVESRVAEPLVDLRLMRVRGVWTANAASLLSGYALMAGGLLFPLLVQLPESTGFGFGGTATEAALLQLPASVGMTAAGMAAGVLDRRIGSRMVLLGGALMTGAGYAFVAFEHAAMWQLYTGGLARGIGLGFAYAAVANLVVAAVPAGETGVATGINTLIRTVGASLGTQVSAVVIVVVPGDGGYTAGFALSAAAMAAVLPLALLVPRRRRRTGPGMAPGPVTVEQVVR encoded by the coding sequence GTGGCGGTGCGGGACGGGCGCGGGCTTGTCCCGCTGCTGGCGTTCCTCGGGGTGATGGGCTACTCGCTGTCGATGGCCGTCGTGACGCCCGCGCTGCCGCAGATCCAGGAGGGCCTCGGCACCACCCCGGCCGGCGCCGCGTGGGCGCTCACCGCGATGACGCTGTCCGCCGCCGTCGCCACCCCGGTGGTGGGGCGGCTCGGCGACCTGTACGGGCCCCGGCGCGTGCTGCTCGCCGTGCTCGCGGTCGCGACCCTGGGCATGGTCGTCGCGGCGCTCGCCCCGTCGGTGCCGGCGATGCTGGCCGGGCGCGTGCTCGGCGGCATCGGCGGCGGCGTGTACCCGCTGGCGTACACGATCATCCGGGACGTCGTCCCGGCGTCCCGGACGGCGTCCGCGGTCGGGCTCATGTCGTCCATGCTCGGGCTCGGCGGCGCGGTCTCCTGGTGCCTGGCGGGCCCGATCATCGACTTCCTCGGCTGGCGGTGGCTGCTCTGGGTGCCCGTCATCGGGCTGGTGCCCGGCATCGCCCTCGCCTGGTGGATCGTTCCGCGCTCGGCGCCGAGGGCGGCGGCCCGGGTCGACTGGTGGGGCGCCGTCCTGTTCGCCGGCTGGCTGGTGGCCGCGCTCACCGCGCTGACCCAGGGCATGGACTGGGGCTGGACGTCGCCGGGCGTCCTCGGCCTGCTCGCGCTGTCGGCGGTGACGGCGCTCGTCTGGCTGCGGGTGGAGAGCCGCGTCGCCGAACCGCTGGTCGACCTGCGGCTGATGCGCGTGCGCGGCGTCTGGACGGCGAACGCCGCGTCGCTGCTGTCCGGCTACGCGCTCATGGCCGGCGGCCTGCTGTTCCCGCTGCTCGTCCAGCTCCCGGAGAGCACCGGGTTCGGGTTCGGCGGGACGGCCACCGAGGCGGCGCTCCTGCAACTGCCCGCCAGCGTCGGGATGACCGCCGCCGGCATGGCGGCGGGCGTCCTCGACCGGCGGATCGGCTCGCGCATGGTGCTGCTCGGAGGCGCGCTGATGACCGGCGCGGGCTACGCGTTCGTGGCGTTCGAGCACGCCGCCATGTGGCAGCTCTACACCGGCGGGCTGGCCCGGGGCATCGGCCTCGGCTTCGCCTACGCCGCCGTCGCGAACCTCGTCGTCGCCGCCGTCCCGGCGGGGGAGACGGGCGTCGCGACCGGCATCAACACCCTCATCCGCACGGTCGGCGCGTCCCTCGGGACGCAGGTCAGCGCGGTCGTCATCGTGGTGGTGCCCGGCGACGGCGGCTACACGGCCGGGTTCGCGCTGAGCGCCGCCGCCATGGCCGCCGTGCTGCCGCTGGCCCTGCTGGTGCCGCGCCGCAGGCGCCGGACGGGGCCCGGCATGGCGCCGGGCCCCGTCACGGTGGAGCAGGTGGTGCGGTGA
- a CDS encoding transcriptional regulator, with amino-acid sequence MPSEYAKALGARLRAIRTQQGLSLHGVEEKSRGRWKAVVVGSYERGDRAVTVQKLAELADFYGVPVSELLPGGAAPSPLGPTPKLVIDLERLQQLPKDKAGPLARYAATIQSQRGDYNGKVLSIRQEDLRSLAVIYDKSPTELTEELIGWGVLDPEARRAVESF; translated from the coding sequence ATGCCGTCTGAATACGCTAAGGCTCTCGGCGCGCGCCTGCGCGCCATCCGCACCCAGCAGGGCCTGTCCCTGCACGGTGTGGAGGAGAAGTCACGCGGCCGCTGGAAGGCCGTCGTCGTGGGTTCGTACGAGCGGGGCGACCGCGCCGTCACCGTTCAGAAGCTGGCCGAGCTCGCCGATTTCTACGGCGTGCCGGTATCCGAGTTGCTGCCCGGCGGAGCCGCGCCGAGCCCGCTCGGGCCTACACCCAAGCTCGTGATCGATCTAGAGCGGTTGCAGCAGCTTCCGAAAGACAAGGCCGGTCCTCTCGCCCGCTACGCCGCGACGATCCAGAGCCAGCGGGGCGACTACAACGGAAAGGTCCTGTCCATCCGCCAGGAAGACCTGCGTTCACTCGCGGTCATCTACGACAAGTCCCCGACCGAGCTGACCGAAGAGCTGATCGGCTGGGGCGTCCTCGACCCGGAGGCGCGCCGCGCCGTCGAGTCGTTCTGA
- the pyrR gene encoding bifunctional pyr operon transcriptional regulator/uracil phosphoribosyltransferase PyrR produces MADGDPRPKAVLEGPDIRRALTRIAHEILERTKGGHDVLLLGIQTRGVTLAERLAGALREVEGRPVPWGSLDVTMYRDDLRMRPARALGRTELPPGGVDDQVVVLVDDVLFSGRTVRAALDSLNDLGRPRAVQLAVLVDRGHRQLPIRADYVGKNLPTSMRETVKVLLDENDGRDAVLLGPAAPAPTGGAE; encoded by the coding sequence GTGGCGGACGGTGATCCCCGGCCCAAGGCCGTTCTGGAGGGTCCCGACATCCGCCGCGCGCTGACGCGTATCGCACACGAGATCCTCGAGCGGACCAAGGGCGGCCACGACGTCCTGCTGCTCGGCATCCAGACCCGCGGCGTGACGCTGGCCGAGCGGCTGGCCGGAGCGCTGCGCGAGGTCGAGGGCCGCCCGGTGCCCTGGGGCTCGCTCGATGTGACCATGTACCGGGACGACCTGCGGATGCGGCCCGCCCGCGCCCTCGGCCGCACCGAGCTGCCGCCCGGCGGCGTCGACGACCAGGTCGTGGTGCTGGTCGACGACGTGCTGTTCTCCGGCCGGACGGTGCGCGCCGCGCTGGACTCGCTGAACGACCTCGGCCGGCCCCGCGCGGTCCAGCTGGCCGTGCTGGTCGACCGCGGGCACCGGCAGCTGCCGATCCGCGCCGACTACGTGGGCAAGAACCTGCCCACCTCGATGCGCGAGACCGTGAAGGTCCTGCTGGACGAGAACGACGGGCGCGACGCGGTCCTGCTGGGACCGGCGGCGCCCGCCCCGACGGGGGGAGCCGAGTGA
- a CDS encoding aspartate carbamoyltransferase catalytic subunit — MNRHLISAADLSRDDALLVLDTAEELAQIAGRSIKKLPTLRGRTVVNLFFEDSTRTRISFEAAAKRLSADVINFSAKGSSVSKGESLKDTALTLEAMGADGVVVRHGASGAPHRLAGWVQGSVVNAGDGTHEHPTQALLDAFTMRKRLGELDGRRVTIVGDVLHSRVARSNVLLLDTLGADVTVVAPPTLLPVAIDTWPCSVSYDLDAVLPKSDVIMMLRVQQERMNAAYFPTVREYSRRYGLDGDRMAQLPEHAIVMHPGPMNRGVEIAAEVADSVRSTIVEQVANGVSARMAVLYLLLGGSEPAIGQEVAK, encoded by the coding sequence GTGAACCGCCATCTGATCTCCGCGGCCGACCTGTCCCGCGACGACGCGCTGCTCGTCCTGGACACCGCCGAGGAGCTGGCCCAGATCGCCGGCCGCTCCATCAAGAAGCTGCCGACGCTGCGCGGCCGGACGGTCGTCAACCTGTTCTTCGAGGACTCCACCCGCACCCGGATCTCCTTCGAGGCGGCGGCCAAGCGGCTGTCCGCCGACGTGATCAACTTCTCCGCGAAGGGGTCGAGCGTGTCCAAGGGCGAGAGCCTGAAGGACACGGCCCTGACGCTGGAGGCGATGGGCGCGGACGGCGTCGTCGTCCGGCACGGCGCCTCGGGCGCCCCGCACCGGCTCGCGGGCTGGGTGCAGGGCAGCGTCGTCAACGCCGGCGACGGCACGCACGAGCACCCCACCCAGGCGCTGCTGGACGCGTTCACGATGCGCAAGCGCCTCGGCGAGCTGGACGGCCGGCGCGTCACGATCGTGGGCGACGTCCTCCACAGCCGTGTGGCGCGGTCCAACGTCCTGCTGCTCGACACGCTCGGCGCGGACGTCACCGTGGTCGCGCCCCCGACGCTGCTGCCCGTCGCCATCGACACCTGGCCGTGCTCGGTGTCGTACGACCTCGACGCCGTCCTCCCCAAGAGCGACGTCATCATGATGCTGCGCGTCCAGCAGGAGCGGATGAACGCCGCCTACTTCCCGACCGTGCGCGAGTACAGCCGCCGCTACGGGCTGGACGGCGACCGCATGGCGCAGCTCCCCGAGCACGCCATCGTGATGCACCCCGGCCCGATGAACCGCGGCGTCGAGATCGCCGCCGAGGTCGCCGACTCGGTCCGGTCCACGATCGTCGAGCAGGTCGCCAACGGCGTCAGCGCCCGCATGGCCGTCCTGTATCTGCTGCTCGGCGGCTCCGAGCCCGCCATCGGCCAGGAGGTCGCGAAGTGA
- a CDS encoding dihydroorotase yields MTTYIIRGARILGGEPADILVREGAVAAVGRGLDEAGAQVVDAAGLVALPGLVDLHTHLREPGREDAETVESGTKAAAMGGYTAVHAMANTDPVADTAGVVEQVWRLGREAGYCDVQPVGAVTRGIAGEKLAELGAMADSAARVRVFSDDGHCVSDAVIMRRALEYVKAFDGVVAQHAQEPRLTEGAQMNEGEMSAALGLRGWPAVAEEAIIARDVLLAQHVGSRLHVCHVSTAGSVEIIRWAKSKGCPVTAEVTPHHLLLNDAKAGTYDPIFKVNPPLRTADDVTALRHALADGTIDCVATDHAPHPVEAKETEWAVAAMGMIGLETALPVVQEAMVDTGLLDWAGVADRMSARPARIGRLSGQGRPLEAGSPANITLYDPSPRRAVDPSAMTSKSRNTPFAGLELPGRVVATFLRGVPTVLEGKLQ; encoded by the coding sequence GTGACGACGTACATCATCAGGGGCGCCCGGATCCTCGGCGGCGAGCCCGCCGACATCCTGGTCCGCGAGGGCGCCGTCGCCGCGGTCGGCCGCGGCCTGGACGAGGCCGGCGCGCAGGTCGTCGACGCCGCCGGGCTGGTGGCCCTGCCGGGCCTGGTCGACCTGCACACCCACCTGCGCGAGCCCGGCCGCGAGGACGCCGAGACCGTCGAGTCGGGGACGAAGGCCGCCGCGATGGGCGGCTACACCGCCGTCCACGCGATGGCCAACACCGATCCCGTCGCCGACACCGCCGGCGTCGTGGAGCAGGTGTGGCGCCTCGGCCGCGAGGCCGGCTACTGCGACGTCCAGCCGGTCGGGGCCGTCACCCGCGGCATCGCCGGCGAGAAGCTCGCCGAGCTGGGCGCGATGGCCGACTCCGCCGCCCGCGTGCGGGTCTTCTCCGACGACGGGCACTGCGTGTCGGACGCGGTCATCATGCGCCGCGCGCTGGAGTACGTGAAGGCGTTCGACGGCGTCGTCGCCCAGCACGCGCAGGAGCCGCGCCTCACCGAGGGCGCGCAGATGAACGAGGGCGAGATGTCGGCGGCGCTCGGGCTGCGCGGCTGGCCCGCCGTCGCCGAGGAGGCGATCATCGCCCGGGACGTGCTGCTCGCCCAGCACGTCGGGTCGCGGCTGCACGTGTGCCACGTCTCCACGGCCGGCTCGGTGGAGATCATCCGCTGGGCGAAGAGCAAGGGCTGCCCGGTGACCGCCGAGGTCACCCCGCACCACCTGCTGCTGAACGACGCGAAGGCCGGGACCTACGACCCGATCTTCAAGGTCAACCCGCCGCTGCGCACCGCCGACGACGTCACCGCGCTGCGGCACGCCCTCGCCGACGGGACGATCGACTGCGTCGCCACCGACCACGCCCCGCACCCGGTCGAGGCCAAGGAGACCGAGTGGGCCGTGGCCGCGATGGGGATGATCGGCCTGGAGACCGCGCTGCCGGTCGTCCAGGAGGCGATGGTGGACACCGGCCTGCTCGACTGGGCCGGGGTCGCCGACCGCATGTCCGCCCGCCCCGCCCGCATCGGCCGCCTTTCCGGACAGGGTCGTCCGCTGGAGGCAGGTTCGCCCGCCAACATCACGCTGTACGACCCGTCGCCGCGCCGCGCCGTGGACCCGTCGGCGATGACCTCCAAGAGCCGCAACACCCCGTTCGCGGGGCTGGAGCTGCCCGGCCGGGTCGTCGCGACGTTCCTGCGCGGCGTCCCGACCGTCCTCGAAGGGAAGTTGCAATGA
- the carA gene encoding glutamine-hydrolyzing carbamoyl-phosphate synthase small subunit — protein sequence MNPALLVLEDGRVFHGVAYGAEGEAFGEMVFNTGMTGYQETLTDPSYARQIVAMTSPHIGNTGINGEDPESRRIQVAGYVVREPARVASNWRATGSLGSALRDQGVVGIAIPGTRALTRHLRDKGAMRAGIFSGPEALAAGEEALVRRVLQSPSMEGADLARDVSTAEPYVIAAKGEKRYTVAAVDLGIKSMTPHRMAERGCEVHVLPATSTAEDILALDPDGVFFSNGPGDPAAADYAVDALKGVLDAGKPFFGICFGNQIFGRALGLGTYKLRFGHRGINQPVQDRATGKVDVSAHNHGFAVDAPAGGPFDTPYGPGEVSHVNLNDGCVEGLRLLERPAFSVQYHPEAAAGPHDASGLFDRFCELMEASK from the coding sequence ATGAACCCTGCTCTGCTCGTACTGGAAGACGGCAGGGTGTTCCACGGGGTCGCGTACGGGGCCGAAGGGGAGGCCTTCGGCGAGATGGTCTTCAACACCGGCATGACCGGCTACCAGGAGACCCTCACCGACCCCTCCTACGCGCGCCAGATCGTGGCCATGACGTCCCCCCACATCGGCAACACCGGCATCAACGGCGAGGACCCCGAGTCCCGCCGCATCCAGGTGGCCGGCTACGTGGTGCGCGAGCCCGCCCGCGTGGCGTCCAACTGGCGGGCCACGGGCTCGCTCGGTTCCGCGCTGCGCGACCAGGGCGTGGTGGGCATCGCCATCCCCGGCACGCGCGCGCTGACCCGGCACCTGCGCGACAAGGGCGCGATGCGCGCCGGCATTTTCAGCGGGCCGGAGGCCCTGGCGGCCGGTGAGGAGGCGCTCGTCCGGCGCGTGCTGCAGAGCCCCTCGATGGAGGGCGCCGACCTCGCGCGCGACGTCTCCACCGCCGAGCCCTACGTCATCGCGGCCAAGGGCGAGAAGCGCTACACCGTCGCGGCCGTCGACCTCGGCATCAAGTCGATGACGCCCCACCGGATGGCCGAGCGGGGCTGCGAGGTGCACGTCCTGCCCGCGACCAGCACCGCCGAGGACATCCTCGCCCTCGACCCCGACGGCGTGTTCTTCTCCAACGGCCCCGGCGACCCCGCCGCCGCCGACTACGCCGTGGACGCGCTGAAGGGCGTCCTGGACGCCGGCAAGCCGTTCTTCGGCATCTGCTTCGGCAACCAGATCTTCGGCCGCGCGCTGGGCCTCGGCACCTACAAGCTGCGGTTCGGCCACCGGGGCATCAACCAGCCCGTCCAGGACCGGGCGACCGGCAAGGTCGACGTGTCGGCGCACAACCACGGGTTCGCCGTCGACGCGCCCGCCGGCGGGCCGTTCGACACCCCCTACGGGCCCGGCGAGGTCAGCCACGTGAACCTCAACGACGGCTGCGTCGAGGGGCTGCGGCTCCTGGAGCGCCCGGCGTTCAGCGTCCAGTACCACCCGGAGGCCGCGGCAGGCCCGCACGACGCCTCCGGGCTCTTCGACCGTTTCTGCGAGCTCATGGAGGCGTCGAAGTAA
- the carB gene encoding carbamoyl-phosphate synthase large subunit — protein MPRREDLKSVLVIGSGPIVIGQACEFDYSGTQACRVLKAEGLRVTLVNSNPATIMTDPEFADATYVEPITPEVVEKIIAKERPDALLPTLGGQTALNTAIALYESGVLEKYGVELIGADVDAIQAGENRERFKDVVAKVAREQGLNAESAKSVICHTMDDCLAAAGELGYPLVVRPSFTMGGRGSGFAHDEDDLRRIAGAGLDASPTGEVLLEESILGWKEYELEVMRDRADNVVIVCSIENLDPMGVHTGDSITVAPALTLTDREYQNMRDVAIAVIREVGVDTGGCNIQFAVHPGTGRMIVIEMNPRVSRSSALASKATGFPIAKIAAKLAIGYTLDEIPNDITRETPASFEPTLDYVVVKVPRFAFEKFPGADGTLTTHMKSVGEAMAIGRCFTEALQKALRSLEQKGSSFSWAGDADAAELLESAGRPHDGRLRDVQRALWAGASITDVYQATGIDPWFLDQIAAVNEVAEEIRTADDALTRDKLLRAKRHGFSDAQIGELRGLSEEVVREVRHALGIRPVYLTVDTCAAEFEAQTPYLYSAYDEETEVPPGAKPKVLILGSGPNRIGQGVEFDYSCVHASFTLAEAGYETVMVNCNPETVSTDYDTSDRLYFEPLTLEDVLEVVYAEQQSGEVAGVIVQLGGQTPLGLAQKLKDAGVPIVGTSPESIHLAEERGAFGRVLHRAGLLAPKHGTATSYEEAREIADEIGYPVLVRPSYVLGGRGMEIVYDDATLESYMARATEASPEHPVLVDRFLDEAIEIDVDALFDGEELYLGGVMEHIEEAGIHSGDSACALPPITLGHEDIRRIRESTEALARGVGVRGLMNVQYALSAGVLYVLEANPRASRTVPFVSKATAVPLAKAAARVMMGATVAELRAEGMLPETGDGGTLPLDAPIAVKEAVLPFDRFRNASGQGVDIVLGPEMRSTGEVMGIDEVFGTAFAKSQQAAYGSLPTKGRAFVSVANRDKRHMVFPVKRLADLGFEILATEGTAEVLRRNGVRAKIVRKHSDGPGPAGEPTIVRRVLDGEVDLIVNTPFGSPGQSGPRLDGYEIRTAAVLRGVPCVTTVQGLAAAVQGIEAVAGGQVGVRSLQEHAARIGGARGRAQAPAPTGGDPDGGAGRDGDVPPA, from the coding sequence ATGCCGCGCCGCGAAGACCTGAAGTCCGTCCTGGTCATCGGCTCCGGGCCGATCGTCATCGGTCAGGCGTGCGAGTTCGACTACTCCGGCACCCAGGCGTGCCGGGTGCTGAAGGCCGAGGGCCTGCGGGTCACGCTGGTCAACAGCAACCCCGCCACGATCATGACCGATCCCGAGTTCGCCGACGCGACCTACGTCGAGCCGATCACCCCCGAGGTCGTCGAGAAGATCATCGCCAAGGAGCGGCCGGACGCGCTGCTGCCCACCCTCGGCGGCCAGACGGCCCTGAACACCGCGATCGCGCTCTACGAGAGCGGCGTCCTGGAGAAGTACGGGGTCGAGCTGATCGGCGCCGACGTGGACGCCATCCAGGCCGGCGAGAACCGCGAGCGGTTCAAGGACGTCGTCGCCAAGGTGGCGCGCGAGCAGGGCCTGAACGCCGAGTCCGCCAAGTCGGTCATCTGCCACACGATGGACGACTGCCTCGCCGCGGCCGGCGAGCTCGGCTACCCGCTCGTCGTGCGGCCCTCGTTCACCATGGGCGGGCGGGGCTCCGGCTTCGCCCACGACGAGGACGACCTGCGCCGCATCGCCGGCGCCGGGCTCGACGCGTCGCCGACCGGCGAGGTGCTCCTGGAGGAGTCGATCCTCGGCTGGAAGGAGTACGAGCTGGAGGTCATGCGCGACCGCGCCGACAACGTGGTCATCGTGTGCTCCATCGAGAACCTCGACCCGATGGGCGTGCACACCGGCGACTCGATCACCGTCGCGCCCGCGCTGACGCTCACCGACCGCGAGTACCAGAACATGCGGGACGTCGCGATCGCGGTGATCCGCGAGGTCGGCGTCGACACCGGCGGCTGCAACATCCAGTTCGCCGTGCACCCCGGCACCGGCCGGATGATCGTCATCGAGATGAACCCGCGGGTGTCGCGGTCGTCGGCGCTGGCGTCCAAGGCCACCGGCTTCCCCATCGCCAAGATCGCCGCGAAGCTGGCGATCGGGTACACCCTCGACGAGATCCCGAACGACATCACCCGGGAGACGCCCGCGTCGTTCGAGCCCACGCTCGACTACGTCGTGGTGAAGGTGCCCCGGTTCGCGTTCGAGAAGTTCCCCGGCGCCGACGGCACGCTCACCACGCACATGAAGTCCGTGGGCGAGGCCATGGCGATCGGCCGCTGCTTCACCGAGGCGCTGCAGAAGGCGCTGCGGTCGCTGGAGCAGAAGGGCTCGTCGTTCAGCTGGGCGGGGGACGCCGACGCCGCCGAGCTGCTCGAATCGGCCGGGCGCCCGCACGACGGGCGCCTCAGGGACGTCCAGCGCGCGCTCTGGGCCGGGGCGAGCATCACCGACGTGTACCAGGCGACCGGCATCGACCCCTGGTTCCTGGACCAGATCGCCGCCGTCAACGAGGTCGCCGAGGAGATCCGCACCGCCGACGACGCGCTCACGAGGGACAAGCTGCTGCGCGCCAAGCGCCACGGGTTCTCCGACGCGCAGATCGGCGAGCTGCGCGGCCTCTCGGAGGAGGTCGTCCGCGAGGTGCGCCACGCGCTCGGCATCCGCCCCGTGTACCTCACGGTCGACACGTGCGCCGCCGAGTTCGAGGCGCAGACCCCGTACCTGTACTCGGCCTACGACGAGGAGACCGAGGTCCCGCCGGGCGCCAAGCCCAAGGTCCTCATCCTGGGCAGCGGCCCCAACCGGATCGGCCAGGGCGTCGAGTTCGACTACTCCTGCGTCCACGCGTCCTTCACGCTGGCCGAGGCCGGCTACGAGACCGTGATGGTCAACTGCAACCCCGAGACGGTCTCCACCGACTACGACACCTCCGACCGGCTGTACTTCGAGCCCCTCACGCTGGAGGACGTCCTGGAGGTCGTCTACGCCGAGCAGCAGTCCGGTGAGGTCGCGGGCGTCATCGTCCAGCTCGGCGGCCAGACGCCCCTGGGCCTGGCCCAGAAGCTGAAGGACGCCGGAGTGCCGATCGTGGGCACCTCCCCGGAGAGCATCCACCTCGCCGAAGAGCGCGGCGCGTTCGGGCGGGTCCTGCACAGGGCGGGGCTGCTCGCGCCCAAGCACGGCACGGCCACCTCCTACGAGGAGGCCCGCGAGATCGCCGACGAGATCGGCTACCCCGTCCTCGTCCGCCCGTCCTACGTGCTCGGCGGGCGCGGCATGGAGATCGTGTACGACGACGCCACGCTGGAGTCGTACATGGCCCGCGCGACCGAGGCGAGCCCCGAGCATCCCGTCCTGGTCGACCGCTTCCTGGACGAGGCCATCGAGATCGACGTGGACGCCCTGTTCGACGGCGAGGAGCTCTACCTCGGCGGCGTGATGGAGCACATCGAGGAGGCCGGGATCCACTCGGGCGACTCGGCGTGCGCGCTGCCGCCCATCACGCTGGGCCACGAGGACATCCGCCGCATCCGGGAATCGACGGAGGCGCTCGCGCGCGGCGTCGGCGTGCGCGGCCTCATGAACGTCCAGTACGCGCTCTCCGCGGGCGTCCTGTACGTGCTGGAGGCCAACCCCCGCGCGTCCCGGACGGTCCCGTTCGTCTCCAAGGCGACGGCCGTGCCGCTCGCCAAGGCGGCGGCCCGCGTCATGATGGGCGCCACCGTCGCCGAACTGCGCGCCGAGGGCATGCTGCCGGAGACCGGCGACGGCGGGACCCTGCCGCTGGACGCGCCGATCGCGGTGAAGGAGGCCGTCCTCCCGTTCGACCGGTTCCGCAACGCCAGCGGGCAGGGCGTCGACATCGTGCTCGGCCCCGAGATGCGCTCGACCGGCGAGGTCATGGGCATCGACGAGGTGTTCGGCACCGCGTTCGCCAAGTCGCAGCAGGCCGCCTACGGGTCGCTGCCGACCAAGGGGCGCGCGTTCGTGTCCGTGGCGAACCGCGACAAACGGCACATGGTGTTCCCGGTGAAGCGCCTCGCTGACCTGGGCTTTGAGATTCTTGCCACGGAAGGGACCGCGGAGGTCCTGCGCCGCAACGGCGTGCGTGCCAAGATCGTGCGCAAGCACAGCGACGGCCCCGGCCCGGCCGGCGAGCCCACGATCGTGCGGCGCGTCCTGGACGGCGAGGTCGACCTCATCGTCAACACGCCCTTCGGCAGCCCCGGCCAGTCCGGGCCGCGGCTCGACGGCTACGAGATCCGCACCGCGGCCGTGCTGAGGGGCGTACCGTGCGTGACGACCGTGCAGGGCCTCGCGGCGGCCGTGCAGGGCATCGAGGCCGTCGCCGGCGGCCAGGTCGGCGTCCGCTCCCTCCAGGAGCACGCCGCGCGGATCGGCGGCGCCCGGGGCCGCGCGCAGGCGCCGGCCCCGACCGGCGGCGACCCCGACGGCGGTGCGGGCCGGGACGGCGACGTGCCGCCCGCGTGA
- a CDS encoding dihydroorotate dehydrogenase electron transfer subunit, translating to MSDTPVQTSATVLTVRQVQDYHAMTLVAPAIAERFRPGQFVALAVGGEHTSRLVRRCFGVHEVKSDYGGTVELVFADTEPGTGWLAGRRSRDQIDLVGPLGRPFRLPRDPVTCLLAGGGPGGAAVFALADTLLRRGCQVHFVLAGPSARQVFGSRMAQRIGDSSTVATEDGSMGEKGTVRDVLPRVIEETGADVVYGCGPTSLLRSVTQVAGDFGLPSQVSVEEFLQQTGACGIGVCMTCMLPVHGDDGVTRMVRACADGPVLRGDRVRWGDLGTIPFDALGAPRVLNVTEGGSQ from the coding sequence GTGTCCGACACGCCGGTGCAGACGTCGGCGACGGTGCTGACGGTCCGCCAGGTGCAGGACTACCACGCGATGACGCTGGTGGCCCCGGCCATCGCCGAGCGGTTCCGGCCCGGCCAGTTCGTGGCGCTCGCCGTCGGCGGCGAGCACACGTCCCGCCTGGTCCGCCGCTGCTTCGGCGTCCACGAGGTCAAGTCCGACTACGGCGGCACCGTCGAGCTGGTGTTCGCCGACACCGAGCCCGGCACCGGCTGGCTCGCCGGCCGCCGCTCCCGCGACCAGATCGACCTCGTCGGCCCGCTCGGCCGCCCGTTCCGGCTGCCCCGCGACCCGGTGACCTGCCTGCTCGCCGGCGGCGGGCCGGGCGGCGCGGCGGTGTTCGCGCTCGCCGACACCCTGCTGCGGCGCGGCTGCCAGGTGCACTTCGTGCTCGCCGGGCCGTCCGCCCGGCAGGTGTTCGGCTCCCGGATGGCGCAGCGGATCGGCGACAGCTCCACCGTCGCCACCGAGGACGGCTCGATGGGGGAGAAGGGCACCGTCCGCGACGTCCTGCCCCGCGTCATCGAGGAGACCGGCGCGGACGTCGTCTACGGCTGCGGCCCGACGAGCCTGCTGCGCTCGGTCACCCAGGTCGCCGGCGACTTCGGGCTCCCCTCCCAGGTGTCGGTCGAGGAGTTCCTGCAGCAGACCGGTGCGTGCGGGATCGGCGTGTGCATGACGTGCATGCTCCCCGTCCACGGCGACGACGGCGTGACCCGCATGGTCCGCGCCTGCGCCGACGGGCCCGTCCTGCGCGGCGACCGCGTCCGGTGGGGCGACCTCGGCACCATCCCGTTCGACGCGCTGGGCGCGCCGCGCGTCCTGAACGTCACCGAGGGGGGCTCCCAGTGA